From Haloarcula sp. CBA1127, a single genomic window includes:
- a CDS encoding DUF5658 family protein — MMLGKEGPAADSERVTLWPDHHLSHTHAVLWTVILVATVGDILLTMTGLTVGLQEGNAVVSTMLAEFGLAGLWLVKFGAMLWLVVGWRLLSERNATIFLALFAVVTLVVVAYNSVTILQYRGVITAAAGI; from the coding sequence ATGATGCTCGGCAAAGAGGGGCCAGCGGCAGACAGTGAGCGGGTGACGCTCTGGCCGGATCACCACCTATCGCACACTCATGCGGTGCTCTGGACCGTCATCCTCGTCGCAACAGTCGGAGATATCCTCCTGACAATGACTGGGCTCACGGTCGGCCTACAGGAGGGGAACGCCGTCGTCAGCACGATGCTTGCGGAGTTCGGGCTGGCTGGCCTCTGGCTGGTGAAGTTCGGGGCGATGCTGTGGCTGGTCGTCGGGTGGCGACTGCTCTCCGAGCGCAACGCGACGATCTTTCTTGCCCTGTTTGCCGTGGTGACACTCGTGGTCGTCGCCTACAACTCAGTCACCATCCTGCAGTACCGCGGGGTAATAACGGCTGCTGCGGGTATTTGA
- a CDS encoding thiamine ABC transporter substrate binding subunit, whose amino-acid sequence MDRRSFLTAAGATVSVSFAGCAGLGGSDEASTEASNTDESTASGTSTGDTGGPDETLVVGTYSAFVDSPSTSPGAWVKQRFEEEFDARLIWQTPSNEVNHYIERRNAGVDIEADMYLGLNTDHLVRVDENLDDGLFADVGDVAGQDDIKPGLQFDPDGRAIPYDTGYISLVFDGTATTAPDTFDSLLAEEHAGDLITQNPASSATGRAFLLHTVKQFGPDGYLDYWSDLQDNDVRVLGSWSDAYSAWSGDEAPMVVSYSTDQVFADQNDANLEEHQIRFLNDQGYANPEGMAVFDGADTPDLAREFMGFLLRPEIQGEIAVRNVQFPATESADLPEDYAELAQEPPEPVTFGYNELKGSVSGWISDWERQFASN is encoded by the coding sequence ATGGATAGACGTTCCTTCCTGACAGCGGCCGGCGCGACGGTGTCCGTCTCGTTTGCCGGCTGTGCCGGGCTGGGCGGCAGCGACGAAGCGAGCACTGAGGCGTCGAACACGGACGAGTCAACCGCATCCGGGACGAGTACCGGCGACACCGGGGGTCCCGACGAGACGCTGGTCGTCGGGACCTACAGCGCGTTCGTCGATTCGCCGTCGACGAGTCCGGGCGCGTGGGTGAAACAGCGCTTCGAGGAGGAGTTCGACGCCCGCCTGATCTGGCAGACACCAAGCAACGAGGTCAACCATTACATCGAGCGCCGGAACGCCGGCGTCGACATTGAGGCCGATATGTACCTTGGACTGAACACGGACCACCTCGTCCGAGTCGACGAGAACCTCGACGACGGGCTGTTCGCCGATGTCGGCGACGTGGCGGGGCAAGACGACATCAAACCGGGGCTGCAGTTCGACCCCGACGGGCGGGCGATTCCCTACGACACTGGCTACATCAGCCTGGTGTTCGACGGCACAGCGACCACAGCGCCGGATACCTTCGACAGCCTCCTTGCCGAGGAACACGCTGGCGACCTCATCACACAGAACCCTGCCAGTTCAGCGACCGGGCGAGCGTTCCTGCTGCACACGGTCAAGCAGTTCGGCCCGGACGGCTATCTGGACTACTGGAGCGACCTGCAGGACAACGACGTTCGAGTGCTTGGCTCCTGGAGCGATGCCTACAGCGCGTGGTCGGGCGACGAAGCGCCGATGGTCGTCTCCTACTCCACCGACCAGGTGTTCGCAGACCAGAACGACGCCAATCTGGAAGAACACCAGATCCGCTTCCTGAACGACCAGGGCTACGCTAACCCGGAAGGGATGGCAGTCTTCGACGGGGCTGACACGCCCGACCTCGCCCGGGAGTTCATGGGCTTCCTGCTGCGCCCGGAGATTCAGGGCGAAATCGCCGTCCGAAACGTCCAGTTCCCGGCGACCGAATCAGCCGACCTCCCTGAAGACTACGCCGAACTGGCTCAGGAGCCGCCAGAACCGGTCACGTTCGGCTACAACGAACTCAAGGGCTCCGTCTCGGGCTGGATTTCCGACTGGGAACGGCAGTTCGCCTCGAACTAA